In the Silene latifolia isolate original U9 population chromosome 1, ASM4854445v1, whole genome shotgun sequence genome, ctcatctctaatataatctagtggttgagattctcccaactcacaactcaccataagagccaaaatcaccaaatccaatctctctctctctctatatatatatatatatatatatatatatatatatatatatatatatatatatatatagaggcaagatccggtgagtttgccacttttcgtgagtttccCCCGCATATATAAGCAAATGAGTTGACAAAACCCAATTATCAAAAATTTAGCCGTCATAATCTGCCAGCGctttctctctctttctcccCCTTTCTCTCTCTACTGATAAACACTCTgtttcatcaaaaaatcaagcGAATTTTTTTCATCAGTTCTTCAAATTTTGATCAACAAATTTGATCAAGAAATTCATCAGTTCTTCAAATTTGATCAACAATTCGTTCATTATTTTGATTCTTtaaattaaaactatcaatttgttcatcaattTTTCGAAATTTGATCCAcaattctccgaaaaccctaattcttcaaatTCGACTGAAGGTATTGatatttcttctctatttctgatttaataatcgaataatttcagtaattgaatcaaataacaaattctCGCCTTAATTTACGTGTTTTTCTAATAAAATTCAAACTTCAACGATCTTGAATTCGACGATCAAACGCTTACTATGATTGATAATAATGCTGATAATCAAACAACGATGAATTCAGGTATAAATTTGTGACATAATGCTGATATAAAAACTGTTGTTATTACGTTGATAAGTTTTTTGTTCAAATTACTGATTGCATGTAAGTTGTTTTCATATTGTTTTCATAACAGTAATTGCATGTAAAGTTTAACTGTAATTGCATGTAGGTTTTCATTCATGATATCATTCAATATCTAGTATTTGAATAATTGgattacaataatacaataatcgCTTTACAAAGATTAAAATAACTTtgttattacattaaaataatcgCATTAATACTACTTTATAGGAAccgatagaataattgcatttgtataatacaataacgcattataacgttaaaataattgTCTGTAAGAGATTGTTTTTTCCtaataaatactactttatagGAACTGgcaaaaaaatccttacaataactactctttaataatgaaataactttgatattacattaaaataactgtgtgtgcattgtggtggactaggctaccaatttcactaaaaccctttccccctctgatagaataattgcatttgtataatacaataactgcattataacgttaaaataattgCTGTTGCACAGATTGTgtttttcataataaatactattttataggatctgacaaaaaaatccttacaataactattctttaataatgaaataactttaatactacattaaaataactgtatgtgcgttgtggtggactaggctaccaatttcactaaaaccctcccctctctgatagaataattgcatttgtataatacaataactgcattataacgttaaaataattgctgtaacagagattgtttttttcataataaatactactttataggatctgaccaaaaaatccttacaataactactctttaataatgaaataactttaatactacattaaaataactgtgtgtgtattgtagtggactaggctaccaatttcattaaaacactcccctctctgatagaataattgtatttgtataatacaataactcgaaATATAACGTTAAAATAATCTACTGCTGCAGAGgttgtattgttttgttttgtatagAATCTAAGATATTGAAATTAATAATACCATAACAGTTCTCCTGTTTTAATGTTTCCAGGCATTGAAATTAATACTACCAATGCAACAACTTTTTCTACACCTACTCGTAAGGCCCGAAACAGAGAAAATACTATCCATAATCTGGGATTGAGATATACTCCGGTGGCAAAGTGAGGAGTGGAATAGGATGGTAGAAAATGGTTTCAAACCTGCTCTGGGGTTAATGTTTGTAAAGCTGGAGGAGGCAATAGAGTTTTACAATTTATATGCTGTGGCTTGTGGTTTCATACCAAGGAAGTACACACAAACAAGATTCCGTGATGGTTTGATAGACAAAAAATCAATGGTCTCAATGATACATGGATTCAAAGAGGATCGCAAAAAActcaaacctgttgttgaatttgaaaacacaagagagaaaaaaaaaaagaggaaaaggtCTCAGAGagccaaagaaaacaaaaataacaagatttGGTTGCAAGGCAAAAATACGGTTTTGTCTTTGTATTCAATGACCTTAAGGAGCTAATAGGGTATGCTATTGATACATTTTATGAAGGTCATAATCACAAGCTCTGCTCACTCAAAGAACGGGAATTCCGAAAAACGTAAGAACACTTAACCTTTACATGATGAAGCGGATAAATTGTTAACAATTGTAAACTCAACATCGGGGCTACCAAGACTTTTAGAATTCTCATGGAACAATCAAATGGGTATGCAAACATTGGTGCATCTCTCAATGATTTCAAGAACTTCaaaagaaatattaaatgttatatagGTGAGAATGATGCTGACATGATTCTCGATTATTTAAAGGCGCTTTCTCAATCGCAAGATGGCTTTTACTATGCTTACCAAGTTGATGAGGATAATTGTTTGGCTAAACTCTTTTGGGCAGATGCACAAGCAAGAATGAATTATTCCTTGTTTGGGGACACCATCACCTTTGATCCTACTTACGGTACTAACAAGTACCGCATGGCCTTCACCCCATTCACCGGTGTTGACAACCACAAAAAATCGGTGACTTTTGCTTCACGCACTTGTCGATCATGAGAACGATGGGTCATTCATTTGGGTGCTTAAGAAGTTCCTTGATTGTATGGGCAACAAGGAACCTCGGTGCATTCTTACCGATCAAGATCCTAATTAAACTCGGGTGCGTTACGTATTCAAGCAAGCAAGACATCGCTAtcgcatgtggcatataatgaaaaaaCTTACCGATAAAGTTGAGTCACAGATTTGTAAGGAGACTGACTTTGTTGAGCGGATATGCGGAGTTGTTTGGGATACTGACTTGGAACCCATTGagtttgaagaaaaatggactCAAGTGATTAATGACTTTGAGTTGAATGATAATACTTGGTTGACATACATGTATGGCAAAAGGCACAAATGGATACCTGCTTACTTTAGGGATTTGCCTTTAGGCTGCCTTTTGAAGACtacacaaagatcagagagtcAAAACAGTTATTTCAAAAGATTTGAGAGCATAGACGGCACACTTGTAGAATTTTGGTTGCGTTTTCTGAGTGCAATGGAACAACAACGCTATAATCACAGATTTCTTGATGCTCGCAAGTGACAAAGACATTGCCACAGGTTTCTTCTAAGACAATGATTGAAAAACATGCctctaaaatctacacacatactGTTTTCTATGAGTTCCAAGAGCAAGTGCAAATGGCTCCCTGTTCGTGTGCCGTTGTTGGATTTTCTGAGCAAGGAAACATGCACATTATAAATGTTGAAGATGCCTACAGGAAGCATAGAGTATTTCAGGTTATTCAATTTTATAAACATAACTGTCTTTTTACTTTAACATACAATAACTGTGATAAAAGAATACAATAACCGTCTTTTACCATTacaataatcatgtgaaaactatacaataatcacaattatgctttacaataattgatgtagagtttatttgcaattgttctgatttttttccataaatatattaatttgataatgctttacagtaattgataatgctttacacttgccaatttgttacaataatcaaggatatgctttaaaataattggggaagagctttacaataatcgatatacatgagagctttaaaataatcagaggtatgctttacaataattgggcaaacgctttacaataatcagctacataaaaagctttaaaataattgcatttgatcatttgaataaattaataatcatgtgaaaactactttgtaacattatattaaacataaaaaaacTGAAGGACTTCTACCTTGGTGTTAATTGCTAGTCTGCATAAAATAATTCATGTTGAACTATATAATAACTATGATTGCCTTTTAAAATAACTACACTGTGCATGCAGGTTGCTCACAATAACGAATCAAAGGAAACAACATGTACGTGCAAGATGTTTGAGAGGAAAGGAATCCTTTGTAAACACATTATATGGATTATATCAGGAAAAGGACTGCAAAGCATACCGGAGCAAAGACATCGAAACTAGATGGACgaagaaatcatatagaaagcctTTGTATGGACTGGATGGAAAGTTATTGCAAGACTACGATCCCACTGATTTGAGAAAATTGGAATTATCAAGGGTATGGTCAGAGTTTTATGCAACAATAAGTGTTCTTAACTCGATGCCTGATAATCAAATCAAGGAGCTAAGTTTGATGCTTTTACAATTCCGAGAGAAAATAAATCCAACCAAAGAGAGCTTGACAAAGGATCAA is a window encoding:
- the LOC141646250 gene encoding protein FAR1-RELATED SEQUENCE 5-like, with the protein product MEQSNGYANIGASLNDFKNFKRNIKCYIGENDADMILDYLKALSQSQDGFYYAYQVDEDNCLAKLFWADAQARMNYSLFGDTITFDPTYGTNKYRMAFTPFTGVDNHKKSVTFASRTCRS